Proteins encoded together in one Rhea pennata isolate bPtePen1 chromosome 27, bPtePen1.pri, whole genome shotgun sequence window:
- the FGF22 gene encoding fibroblast growth factor 22 — MRRGGPAALAACLAGALAVLAGPAPAPASRAGSVVGGGRRPPRSYGHLEGDVRWRRLFSATRFFLRIDGGGSVEGTRWRERPGSIMEIRSVRIGIVAIQAVHTGFYLAMNKQGRLYGSREFSPDCAFKERIEENGYNTYASLRWHHRGRPMFLALSGKGRPQRGRETRRQHLSTHFLPMLVA, encoded by the exons atgaggcgcggcggccccgctgccctgGCCGCCTGCCTCGCTGGGGCACTCGCCGTGCTGGCGGggccggcaccggcaccggcatCGAGGGCGGGCAGCGTCGtcgggggcggccggcggcccccgcggagCTACGGCCACCTGGAAGGCGACGTGCGCTGGCGGCGGCTCTTCTCCGCCACCCGCTTCTTCCTGCGCATCGATGGCGGCGGCAGCGTGGAGGGGACGCGCTGGAGGGAGCGACCAGGCA GCATCATGGAGATCCGGTCGGTGCGCATCGGCATTGTGGCCATCCAAGCGGTGCACACTGGCTTCTACCTGGCCATGAACAAGCAGGGGAGGCTCTACGGGTCG aGGGAGTTCAGCCCTGACTGCGCATTCAAGGAGCGCATCGAGGAGAACGGCTACAACACCTACGCCTCGCTGCGCTGGCACCACCGGGGCCGCCCCATGTTCCTCGCGCTCAGCGGCAAGGGCAGGCCCCAGCGAGGGCGCGAGACGCGACGCCAGCACCTCTCCACTCACTTCCTCCCAATGCTCGTCGCCTGA
- the RNF126 gene encoding E3 ubiquitin-protein ligase RNF126 → MAEASPQPGRFFCHCCSAEIAPRLPDYICPRCESGFIEELPEEPRNADSETSSSTSTSDQSRHPFENVDQHLFTLPQGYGQFAFGIFDDSFEFPFGSNVQSEDNRDSENRREREHQSRHRYGARQPRARLATRRAAGRHEGVPTLEGIIQQLVNGIIAPTTIPNLGLGPWGVLHSNPMDYAWGANGLDAIITQLLNQFENTGPPPADKEKIQALPTIQITQEHVDSGLECPVCKEDYTVGENVRQLPCNHLFHNSCIVPWLEQHDTCPVCRKSLSGQNTATNPPGLTGMNFSSSSSSSSSSSPSNENSSNNS, encoded by the exons atGGCGGAAGCTTCCCCACAGCCGGGACGGTTCTTCTGTCACTGCTGCTCGGCCGAGATCGCCCCGCGCCTGCCC GACTATATTTGCCCAAGGTGTGAATCTGGTTTTATTGAAGAACTTCCTGAAGAGCCAAG GAACGCTGATAGTGAGACCAGCTCCTCCACATCAACCAGCGATCAGAGCAGGCATCCTTTTGAG AATGTGGATCAGCACTTATTCACCTTGCCACAGGGCTATGGCCAATTTGCCTTTGGGATTTTTGATGACAGCTTTGAGTTTCCTTTCGGGTCCAATGTGCAATCAGAAGACAACAGGGACTCTGAGAACCGGAGGGAGCGAGAGCATCAATCTCGACATAGATATGGTGCAAGGCAGCCCCGAGCTCGTCTCGCCACACGGCGTGCCGCTGGCAGGCACGAGGGAGTTCCCACGCTAGAAGG AATTATCCAGCAGCTGGTCAATGGAATAATTGCACCTACAACAATACCGAACCTAGGACTAGGTCCTTG GGGAGTCTTGCATTCAAATCCAATGGACTATGCCTGGGGTGCAAACGGCTTGGATGCAATTATTACACAG TTACTAAATCAGTTTGAAAACACTggaccaccaccagcagacaaagAAAAGATCCAAGCCCTCCCCACCATACAGATCACACAGGAACACGTAG ATTCTGGGTTAGAGTGTCCTGTATGTAAAGAAGACTATACAGTCGGTGAAAATGTCCGACAGTTACCTTGCAATCATCTATTCCATAACAGCTGCATAGTCCCTTGGCTGGAACAG CATGACACGTGTCCTGTGTGCCGGAAAAGCTTAAGCGGACAAAACACTGCCACAAACCCCCCAGGACTCACAGGGAtgaatttctcttcctcctcctcctcctcttcctccagctcACCAAGTAACGAAAACTCATCGAACAACTCATGA